A single genomic interval of Ischnura elegans chromosome 3, ioIscEleg1.1, whole genome shotgun sequence harbors:
- the LOC124155307 gene encoding uncharacterized protein LOC124155307, which translates to MDNQRREFSCVASGSFHQGNYELFGWSAGAQCVVNSSCAAAWGLINGTFNTDTINSILFCGNRIYRTLRDDTFRDEERYIYPEELPGVLEVMGNFINVDVSDVHYGIYPITVRDVEEGVRSLSGVLEGILSVSEHLDAFMFTGELRSITFWHRGDSTFLFDSHGVNYDYRSCSDGRASLFKCNTLLALASMLLSNNKFNGRGNQYTITRLRFSRPPGNHSFATSSNATASTTENTDNNSRSSIRQDPKLNIMKPVVLLTRKENIDTNITETSKQQGRPKKAKRGRPKLLDTTRKEQLIAARKKHAEKNPNVNREAVKRYAATHPEVKKRSVKIYTGDHPDVNRKAAKRYTNDHPDVHRRAVQRLHETNPEASRQTTVTYRLRHPELENIRHIPAALARKIVHLGPMAYWKGLALDDVEAFKLKRTSLWEDDVHRCAHCRARIFDEERNRKKWCCAEGAFNVQRLPSLDAPFYSKREFLDRSRAYNDLFAFCALEVSGGYRHPSGLSFFKIEGRMYHQLHSLEAPGQRFTTRAGHTQFVNRCRLYIDDGEERRNIALGRTLNTGVIEEIDQYIRNTNPFIENFRRLSAEPSIDAHLTFEVTSRSTHGPTLGDRQSGIEVHAALSTEETGYNPRKLTVWKRGDRRPSSIDLLSPLMEPFQYPLLYPQGTLGWHVGSVDNQGKKLTQLNYSRCLLLSDRRFSHLGRLSQAWQVEMFARYEEERLRFIQYSQTRSSSGRGMRIAPLDEILDVGRQQRGQIAQDITGDETVQGEGGVRPGKVYLPSTFTGGPRYMKVHYENAMGIVSRLGSPTYFLTFTYSAHWEENKMACPYGSKRSDPSTACRVFNIKLGELIRDLRSGAFFGRTSYFVYVIEMQMRGLPHAHIVFKVDGVGPVQAEEIDAVIRADIPSEEEAGGRLRRLVLQHMIHGPCGTDQRTDFRCWDAAKGCCSKFYPKPSCQTTHVNERGFVQYKRDYSNRGIINARRREISVHDGWVVPYNAALILKYEAHINLELASTRRVVKYLFKYLMKGGSLQNVTVTPIGLQDDEVEQYVTKRMVGASDACWRLLEFPISKSEPTVECLPVHLEGKQNVVYRPRDCNLTEIASSASSKLMIYFNRPRDAIFDDLTYQSFYEKYIVHTRSPGGDNFYALPDGVHYVTARQRGVKVCRLFWISPNRGEQYYLRILLMTTPCRGYADLLSRGVGNCRTFQDVARSLGLVEDEEEYADALGEASEFMVAHTLRSFFVLLCNIGAPGAILWEKYKNSLSEDYLDRHPENPDAAYTSSLLAIDRGLRRQGSCLTDHGLPYVQDVTTELSREQVQYSREKERSFVDEWQPKLSEDQKIFYTHIESLFQDNNRRDRILFLDGPGGYGKTALLRVILAYARGHGYIALAVASSGIAASNMQGGTTAHSMFRLPIDLGDGTGYWNVSNGSQRAALIREAKIIIFDEAPMAHHYIFQILDRSLRDLMDNDLPFGGKIFVCSGDFRQIAPVVKNARTPADVSCVSLRSSPMWRFFKIFSLTTPQRTGEYKDYSDFLLQVGNGRVDSISFGEGRLQEALIPLRGLRGVTSLRQLIEDIFPPCVLSQPELCAKRAILSTLNANVKEINDLVLDSSDGCIHELRSADSVCKENDNDGLDVDFQLLHQATGNGIPDHVLRLKVGSVCLIMRNLNIGDGLVNGTKVIVTAISKRLITVKMPGKTHRIGIPRISFRFPFTEGSPLQVLRRQFPLALAYSMTGHKSQGQTIEYVGIDLRTNCFTHGQLYVLLSRVRRPQDIVVLVPQNKIVDGIAYAKNVVFEELLL; encoded by the coding sequence ATGGATAATCAGAGAAGGGAGTTCTCCTGCGTGGCTTCGGGGTCTTTCCACCAGGGAAACTATGAGCTATTCGGTTGGAGTGCTGGAGCACAATGCGTAGTGAACTCCTCCTGCGCTGCAGCGTGGGGCCTTATCAATGGCACCTTCAACACGGACACAATAAATTCAATCCTTTTCTGCGGAAATAGGATATACAGAACGTTACGAGACGATACATTTCGGGATGAAGAACGTTACATTTATCCCGAAGAGTTACCTGGGGTCTTAGAAGTAATGGGAAATTTCATCAACGTCGACGTATCCGACGTGCACTATGGCATTTATCCAATAACTGTCCGCGATGTAGAGGAAGGTGTCAGGTCACTATCGGGTGTCCTCGAGGGCATCTTATCTGTGTCCGAGCATCTCGATGCTTTCATGTTCACCGGTGAACTTCGATCCATAACTTTTTGGCACCGAGGCGACAGCACTTTCTTATTCGATTCCCATGGGGTGAACTATGATTACAGATCTTGCTCCGATGGTCGGGCCAGTTTGTTTAAATGCAACACGTTATTGGCACTAGCCTCCATGCTCCTTTCGAATAACAAATTCAACGGAAGAGGAAACCAGTACACAATTACTCGTCTACGTTTTTCACGACCACCGGGCAATCATTCGTTTGCGACAAGTAGCAACGCAACGGCCAGCACAACAGAAAATACTGATAATAACTCACGAAGCAGTATTAGACAGGACCCAAAGCTAAATATCATGAAACCAGTTGTCCTTCTTACGCGTAAAGAAAATATAGACACTAATATCACGGAGACTAGTAAACAACAGGGACGTCCAAAGAAGGCCAAACGTGGTAGGCCTAAACTTTTGGATACTACGAGAAAAGAGCAGTTAATTGCAGCAAGGAAGAAACATGCCGAGAAAAATCCAAATGTGAACAGGGAAGCTGTAAAAAGGTACGCAGCTACACATCCAGAGGTAAAGAAGAGATCTGTCAAAATTTACACTGGTGACCATCCAGATGTCAATAGAAAAGCCGCTAAAAGGTACACAAATGACCACCCCGATGTTCACAGAAGAGCTGTTCAACGTCTGCACGAGACTAATCCGGAGGCATCACGGCAGACAACGGTGACCTATAGGCTGCGTCATCCGGAATTAGAAAACATAAGACACATCCCCGCTGCTCTCGCCAGGAAGATAGTTCATCTCGGCCCGATGGCGTATTGGAAAGGACTCGCTCTCGATGACGTAGAAGCGTTCAAGCTGAAGAGGACATCACTTTGGGAGGATGACGTACACCGATGTGCCCACTGTCGCGCAAGGATTTTCGACGAGGAGAGGAATCGCAAGAAGTGGTGCTGTGCGGAGGGAGCCTTCAATGTGCAACGGTTGCCTTCTCTAGACGCGCCTTTTTATTCAAAGAGAGAATTCTTGGATAGATCGCGAGCGTATAACGACCTGTTTGCCTTTTGCGCGCTAGAAGTGAGTGGAGGCTACAGACACCCAAGTGGACTGTCGTTTTTTAAGATAGAAGGTAGGATGTACCACCAACTGCACAGCCTGGAAGCTCCTGGCCAAAGGTTCACCACGAGAGCTGGACACACTCAATTCGTGAACCGTTGCCGCCTCTACATCGATGACGGCGAAGAACGAAGAAATATTGCACTTGGAAGAACATTGAACACCGGCGTCATCGAGGAAATTGACCAGTACATCCGGAATACGAATCCATTCATCGAGAATTTCCGACGCTTGAGTGCGGAGCCTTCAATCGACGCACACCTAACTTTCGAGGTGACCAGCAGGTCCACACACGGTCCCACGCTTGGAGATAGGCAAAGTGGAATCGAAGTGCACGCTGCATTGAGCACGGAAGAAACTGGATACAATCCCCGGAAATTAACCGTATGGAAAAGGGGTGATCGAAGACCATCGTCTATCGACCTGTTGAGCCCACTTATGGAGCCCTTCCAGTATCCTTTGCTGTATCCTCAGGGGACTTTAGGTTGGCACGTAGGATCAGTGGATAACCAAGGAAAGAAACTCACCCAACTGAACTACTCCAGATGCCTGCTTCTTTCCGATCGTAGATTTTCCCACTTGGGACGTTTATCGCAGGCGTGGCAAGTGGAGATGTTCGCCCGGTATGAAGAGGAGCGACTCCGTTTCATCCAGTATTCCCAGACGCGATCTTCGTCTGGAAGAGGCATGCGGATAGCACCGCTGGATGAAATTTTAGACGTTGGAAGGCAACAACGAGGACAAATCGCACAAGATATAACCGGCGACGAGACAGTTCAGGGAGAAGGCGGCGTGCGTCCAGGAAAAGTTTACCTGCCGAGCACATTTACCGGAGGTCCGCGGTACATGAAGGTCCATTATGAGAACGCCATGGGTATAGTTTCGCGGTTGGGTTCCCCGACGTATTTCCTGACGTTTACTTACAGTGCTCACTGGGAGGAGAATAAGATGGCGTGCCCCTACGGAAGCAAGCGCAGTGATCCTTCCACTGCCTGCAGGGTATTCAATATTAAGCTCGGGGAATTGATCAGGGATTTACGTAGCGGAGCATTTTTCGGGCGCACATCGTATTTCGTTTACGTTATTGAAATGCAGATGCGGGGATTGCCTCACGCGCATATAGTTTTCAAGGTAGACGGGGTAGGACCGGTCCAAGCGGAAGAAATCGACGCCGTAATTCGCGCAGATATACCCTCGGAAGAGGAGGCCGGTGGGCGACTTCGGAGGTTGGTCTTGCAGCATATGATCCACGGCCCGTGCGGTACGGACCAGCGCACCGACTTTCGATGCTGGGATGCTGCTAAGGGTTGTTGCAGTAAATTCTATCCGAAGCCGTCTTGTCAAACAACCCACGTAAACGAAAGGGGCTTCGTTCAGTACAAGCGCGATTATTCGAATCGGGGGATTATTAACGCGCGACGCAGGGAAATATCAGTGCACGACGGATGGGTGGTCCCCTACAACGCCGCGTTGATTTTAAAGTACGAGGCCCACATAAATTTAGAATTAGCTTCCACTCGTCGCGTGGTAAAGTATTTGTTCAAATATTTGATGAAGGGAGGGTCGCTACAAAACGTAACCGTGACCCCGATTGGTTTGCAAGATGACGAAGTGGAACAGTATGTCACTAAGCGTATGGTGGGCGCCAGTGATGCGTGCTGGCGTTTGTTAGAGTTCCCGATCTCGAAATCAGAGCCCACCGTGGAATGCCTACCCGTTCACTTGGAAGGCAAACAGAACGTAGTATACAGGCCTCGTGATTGCAATTTAACAGAGATCGCGTCTTCTGCTTCATCTAAATTAATGATTTACTTCAATCGTCCGCGGGACGCTATTTTCGACGACTTAACTTATCAGAGTTTCTACGAAAAATACATAGTTCATACCCGCAGTCCAGGTGGAGATAATTTCTATGCGCTCCCCGACGGAGTTCATTACGTCACCGCCCGCCAGCGCGGCGTCAAAGTGTGTAGGTTGTTTTGGATTTCGCCTAATCGAGGCGAACAATATTACCTGAGGATACTCCTTATGACCACTCCTTGCCGTGGTTACGCCGATCTTTTGTCCCGTGGGGTAGGAAACTGTCGCACTTTTCAGGACGTTGCACGTAGTTTAGGTTTGGTAGAGGACGAAGAGGAATACGCTGATGCACTAGGTGAGGCCTCCGAGTTTATGGTAGCCCATACACTGCGGTCATTTTTCGTTCTCCTTTGCAACATAGGGGCTCCCGGGGCCATTCTTTGGGAAAAATACAAGAATTCCCTCAGTGAAGATTATTTAGACCGGCATCCCGAAAATCCAGATGCTGCCTATACCTCTTCACTTCTCGCTATCGATAGGGGCCTCAGGCGACAAGGCTCTTGCCTTACGGACCACGGACTTCCCTACGTACAGGACGTCACGACGGAGTTGAGTAGAGAGCAGGTTCAGTACAGCAGAGAGAAAGAAAGATCGTTTGTTGATGAGTGGCAGCCGAAGCTTTCCGaggaccagaaaatattttatactcatATTGAATCCCTTTTTCAGGATAACAACAGAAGGGATAGAATACTGTTCCTCGATGGGCCAGGTGGCTACGGAAAAACTGCACTCCTCCGTGTCATACTAGCCTACGCCCGCGGTCACGGATATATTGCCCTTGCAGTTGCGAGCTCAGGGATCGCAGCGTCCAACATGCAAGGAGGTACGACGGCTCACAGCATGTTCCGCCTTCCAATAGATTTAGGAGACGGAACGGGATACTGGAACGTTAGCAACGGTTCTCAGCGTGCAGCACTGATTCGAGAAGCCAAGATCATCATCTTCGACGAGGCACCGATGGCGCACCACTACATATTCCAGATTCTGGACAGATCACTGAGGGATCTCATGGATAATGATTTACCCTTCGGAGGAAAAATATTCGTTTGTTCCGGTGATTTCAGGCAAATAGCGCCAGTCGTGAAAAACGCGCGCACCCCTGCCGACGTTTCCTGTGTTTCTTTACGCTCATCACCGATGTGGAGATTCTTCAAGATTTTTTCGTTGACTACGCCGCAGAGAACGGGTGAATACAAGGACTATTCAGACTTCCTCCTCCAAGTGGGCAACGGCAGGGTAGACTCCATTTCCTTCGGCGAGGGACGCCTACAGGAGGCGCTGATACCGCTTCGAGGACTGAGAGGTGTAACATCTCTGCGGCAGCTTATTGAGGATATATTTCCACCCTGCGTACTGAGCCAACCTGAGCTTTGCGCAAAACGAGCTATCCTCTCTACGTTAAATgcaaatgtaaaagaaatcaacgaTTTGGTGCTCGACTCCTCCGACGGATGTATCCATGAGCTTAGAAGCGCCGACAGTGTGTGCAAGGAAAATGACAACGACGGACTAGACGTGGACTTTCAACTTTTACATCAAGCAACAGGAAACGGCATCCCAGATCACGTTTTGCGCCTCAAGGTCGGGTCTGTATGCCTAATAATGAGGAACCTAAACATTGGAGACGGACTCGTGAATGGGACTAAAGTCATCGTTACCGCCATCAGCAAACGCTTGATAACAGTGAAAATGCCCGGGAAGACACACCGCATTGGTATACCCCGGATCTCATTCCGTTTCCCTTTCACAGAAGGATCACCGCTTCAGGTTCTAAGGCGTCAGTTTCCCTTGGCCTTAGCCTACTCAATGACAGGCCATAAGAGTCAAGGCCAGACAATAGAGTACGTTGGCATCGATCTCAGGACGAACTGCTTCACACACGGTCAGCTCTACGTCCTACTGAGCCGTGTAAGAAGACCGCAAGATATAGTCGTTCTTGTTCCGCAAAATAAAATCGTTGACGGAATAGCATATGCGAAGAATGTCGTGTTTGAAGAGCTCCTCCTATGA